In Rhineura floridana isolate rRhiFlo1 chromosome 1, rRhiFlo1.hap2, whole genome shotgun sequence, the following proteins share a genomic window:
- the MAPK15 gene encoding mitogen-activated protein kinase 15 isoform X1, with the protein MAVAVNRQQRFVFRSAEPWAPARMSAAAEVEEQVARRYEIKRRLGKGAYGIVWKAIDRKTGSTVAVKKIFDAFRNRTDAQRTFREIMFLQEFGEHPNIIRLLNVIRAQNDKDIYLVFESMETDLHAVIKKGNLLKDIHKCYILYQLLKATKFIHSGNVIHRDQKPSNILLDADCFVKLCDFGLARSLCQIHKDQGNPPLTEYVATRWYRAPEILLSSHSYTKGVDMWSVGCILGEMLLGKPLFPGTSTVNQLEQILRVIPAPSLEDLAAFHSDYRASIINRMSCQPQVTFEDLLPTSTPPQALDLLKQLLVFNPEKRLTAEEALEHPYVRRFHCPAKEPALDYSVILPLDDDVQLSVAEYRNKLYEMILERKASNHHQKQQQQQRWRPQLQRETLQPSPPLKPHSEVRGVPQPLPLNGSPQLPGAMVPGEASQRRANETRTLCPMPAADSPVPGNVARNHSAVLLLQQAAPLSQRVGKQTFCVPVNTLSPAAGLQNLHGVPKDPEGRSQAMSFSRPLSLLGQAQEAALNHHLMRKERRPSKSAAGPNPRSSEAHGRDACPFLKPSKKMFQVTANVGTAGDPKACLGSYSQSYGTICKSALQSLPVPSACQQAITQNAQQF; encoded by the exons ATGGCAGTGGCAGTCAACAGGCAGCAGCGGTTCGTCTTCCGGTCTGCAGAGCCGTGGGCGCCTGCGAGAATGAGCGCCGCGGCCGAGGTAGAGGAGCAGGTGGCGCGGCGCTACGAGATAAAGCGGCGCCTCGGCAAGGGG GCTTACGGGATCGTGTGGAAGGCCATTGACCGCAAGACAGGCTCGACCGTGGCCGTCAAGAAAATCTTCGACGCCTTCCGGAACCGCACCGACGCGCAG AGAACATTCCGGGAGATTATGTTCCTGCAG GAATTTGGAGAGCATCCAAACATCATCAGGCTCTTGAATGTCATCCGGGCTCAGAATGACAAGGACATCTACCTGGTTTTTGAGTCCATGG AGACCGACTTGCATGCTGTGATCAAGAAGGGGAATTTACTGAAAGATATTCATAAGTGTTACATCCTGTATCAGCTGTTAAAAGCCACCAAATTCATCCACTCGGGAAACGTCATTCATAGGGACCAGAAG CCTTCCAACATCCTGCTGGACGCAGACTGCTTTGTCAAGCTGTGTGACTTTGGACTGGCCCGTTCCCTCTGCCAGATCCACAAGGACCAAGGCAACCCTCCCCTTACAGAGTACGTTGCTACTCGCTGGTATCGGGCTCCTGAGATCCTGCTTTCCTCTCACAG ctacACAAAGGGCGTGGACATGTGGAGCGTTGGGTGCATCTTGGGGGAGATGCTTCTAGGGAAACCATTATTCCCAGGCACGTCCACCGTCAACCAACTAGAGCAGATCCTGCGTGTCATTCCTGCACCGTCTCTAGAAG ATCTGGCAGCCTTCCACTCGGATTACAGAGCCTCCATCATCAACCGCATGAGCTGCCA GCCCCAGGTGACTTTTGAGGACCTTTTGCCCACCTCCACCCCACCACAGGCCTTGGACCTTTTGAAACAGCTCTTGGTGTTTAACCCTGAGAAGCGGCTGACAGCAGAAGAGGCACTGGAGCATCCCTACGTGCGAAG attccactgccccgcaaAAGAGCCAGCTCTTGACTACAGTGTGATCCTTCCCCTGGATGATGATGTGCAGCTCTCTGTGGCCGAGTATCGCAATAAGCTCTACGAG ATGATCTTGGAGAGAAAGGCCAGTAACCACcatcagaagcagcagcagcagcagcggtggcGGCCACAGCTCCAGAGAGAGACTCTCCAGCCCAGCCCCCCTCTGAAGCCTCACTCTGAGGTGCGGGGAGTGCCACAGCCCCTCCCACTAAACGGCTCCCCCCAGCTGCCAGGAGCCATGGTACCTGGTGAAGCCTCTCAGCGGAGAGCAAATGAGACCAGAACCCTCTGTCCAATGCCAGCAG CAGATAGCCCGGTTCCTGGCAACGTGGCAAGGAATCACTCTGCAGTGCTTCTTCTgcagcaggctgcccccctcagCCAGAGAGTGGGGAAACAGACATTCTGTGTGCCAGTGAACACTCTGTCccctgcagcaggcttgcagaatctcCATGGG GTGCCTAAAGACCCAGAGGGGCGAAGTCAAGCGATGTCCTTCTCGAGGCCCCTTTCGCTGTTGGGTCAAGCCCAGGAGGCAGCTCTTAACCACCATCTGATGAGGAAGGAGCGACGCCCCAGCAAGTCTGCAGCCGGCCCT AATCCAAGGAGCTCCGAAGCCCATGGCAGGGATGCCTGTCCATTTCTGAAGCCCAGTAAAAAGATGTTCCAGGTTACAGCAAATGTAGGAACAGCTGGAGATCCCAAGGCCTGTCTGGGCAGTTACTCACAGTCTTATGGGACCATCTGCAAGTCTGCTCTTCAGAGCTTACCTGTACCAAGTGCTTGTCAGCAGGCGATAACCCAAAATGCCCAGCAGTTTTGA
- the MAPK15 gene encoding mitogen-activated protein kinase 15 isoform X2: MAVAVNRQQRFVFRSAEPWAPARMSAAAEVEEQVARRYEIKRRLGKGAYGIVWKAIDRKTGSTVAVKKIFDAFRNRTDAQRTFREIMFLQEFGEHPNIIRLLNVIRAQNDKDIYLVFESMETDLHAVIKKGNLLKDIHKCYILYQLLKATKFIHSGNVIHRDQKPSNILLDADCFVKLCDFGLARSLCQIHKDQGNPPLTEYVATRWYRAPEILLSSHSYTKGVDMWSVGCILGEMLLGKPLFPGTSTVNQLEQILRVIPAPSLEDLAAFHSDYRASIINRMSCQPQVTFEDLLPTSTPPQALDLLKQLLVFNPEKRLTAEEALEHPYVRRFHCPAKEPALDYSVILPLDDDVQLSVAEYRNKLYEMILERKASNHHQKQQQQQRWRPQLQRETLQPSPPLKPHSEVRGVPQPLPLNGSPQLPGAMVPGEASQRRANETRTLCPMPADSPVPGNVARNHSAVLLLQQAAPLSQRVGKQTFCVPVNTLSPAAGLQNLHGVPKDPEGRSQAMSFSRPLSLLGQAQEAALNHHLMRKERRPSKSAAGPNPRSSEAHGRDACPFLKPSKKMFQVTANVGTAGDPKACLGSYSQSYGTICKSALQSLPVPSACQQAITQNAQQF, encoded by the exons ATGGCAGTGGCAGTCAACAGGCAGCAGCGGTTCGTCTTCCGGTCTGCAGAGCCGTGGGCGCCTGCGAGAATGAGCGCCGCGGCCGAGGTAGAGGAGCAGGTGGCGCGGCGCTACGAGATAAAGCGGCGCCTCGGCAAGGGG GCTTACGGGATCGTGTGGAAGGCCATTGACCGCAAGACAGGCTCGACCGTGGCCGTCAAGAAAATCTTCGACGCCTTCCGGAACCGCACCGACGCGCAG AGAACATTCCGGGAGATTATGTTCCTGCAG GAATTTGGAGAGCATCCAAACATCATCAGGCTCTTGAATGTCATCCGGGCTCAGAATGACAAGGACATCTACCTGGTTTTTGAGTCCATGG AGACCGACTTGCATGCTGTGATCAAGAAGGGGAATTTACTGAAAGATATTCATAAGTGTTACATCCTGTATCAGCTGTTAAAAGCCACCAAATTCATCCACTCGGGAAACGTCATTCATAGGGACCAGAAG CCTTCCAACATCCTGCTGGACGCAGACTGCTTTGTCAAGCTGTGTGACTTTGGACTGGCCCGTTCCCTCTGCCAGATCCACAAGGACCAAGGCAACCCTCCCCTTACAGAGTACGTTGCTACTCGCTGGTATCGGGCTCCTGAGATCCTGCTTTCCTCTCACAG ctacACAAAGGGCGTGGACATGTGGAGCGTTGGGTGCATCTTGGGGGAGATGCTTCTAGGGAAACCATTATTCCCAGGCACGTCCACCGTCAACCAACTAGAGCAGATCCTGCGTGTCATTCCTGCACCGTCTCTAGAAG ATCTGGCAGCCTTCCACTCGGATTACAGAGCCTCCATCATCAACCGCATGAGCTGCCA GCCCCAGGTGACTTTTGAGGACCTTTTGCCCACCTCCACCCCACCACAGGCCTTGGACCTTTTGAAACAGCTCTTGGTGTTTAACCCTGAGAAGCGGCTGACAGCAGAAGAGGCACTGGAGCATCCCTACGTGCGAAG attccactgccccgcaaAAGAGCCAGCTCTTGACTACAGTGTGATCCTTCCCCTGGATGATGATGTGCAGCTCTCTGTGGCCGAGTATCGCAATAAGCTCTACGAG ATGATCTTGGAGAGAAAGGCCAGTAACCACcatcagaagcagcagcagcagcagcggtggcGGCCACAGCTCCAGAGAGAGACTCTCCAGCCCAGCCCCCCTCTGAAGCCTCACTCTGAGGTGCGGGGAGTGCCACAGCCCCTCCCACTAAACGGCTCCCCCCAGCTGCCAGGAGCCATGGTACCTGGTGAAGCCTCTCAGCGGAGAGCAAATGAGACCAGAACCCTCTGTCCAATGCCAGCAG ATAGCCCGGTTCCTGGCAACGTGGCAAGGAATCACTCTGCAGTGCTTCTTCTgcagcaggctgcccccctcagCCAGAGAGTGGGGAAACAGACATTCTGTGTGCCAGTGAACACTCTGTCccctgcagcaggcttgcagaatctcCATGGG GTGCCTAAAGACCCAGAGGGGCGAAGTCAAGCGATGTCCTTCTCGAGGCCCCTTTCGCTGTTGGGTCAAGCCCAGGAGGCAGCTCTTAACCACCATCTGATGAGGAAGGAGCGACGCCCCAGCAAGTCTGCAGCCGGCCCT AATCCAAGGAGCTCCGAAGCCCATGGCAGGGATGCCTGTCCATTTCTGAAGCCCAGTAAAAAGATGTTCCAGGTTACAGCAAATGTAGGAACAGCTGGAGATCCCAAGGCCTGTCTGGGCAGTTACTCACAGTCTTATGGGACCATCTGCAAGTCTGCTCTTCAGAGCTTACCTGTACCAAGTGCTTGTCAGCAGGCGATAACCCAAAATGCCCAGCAGTTTTGA